GGCGAAGATGCCGCCGACGACGAAGCTGAGGATGCCGGTGACCATGTACATGATCCCGATCAGCTTGTGATCGGTGGTCGTCAGCCAGATGCTGATCGGCCTGAAGAAGGTGTCGTCGTAGGCCTTCGGGCGGGGCAGAACCTGGGTAGCTGCCATCTTCTCTAATCCTAGCTCGGTGAGGCGGATGGGCTGGTGGACGGGGAGGCGCTCGGAGATGCGGACGGAGATCCACTCGGAGATGCCGAGGGCGAAGGTGAGGGAGATGGTGACGGTGACGGCGACGGCGACGGGTTCGCCGCTGCAATCTGCATCTGCACCCACTGCTCGTAGTCGGACTTATCCATCGCCTGGACGATGATCTGCATCGTGCTGTGGCCGGCGCCGCAGAGCTCGGCGCACTCTCCGTGCCAGCTGCCCGGCCGCGCGATCTTCAGCCATGAGAAGTTGTCGTAGCCGGGGACGGTGTCGGTTTTCCCGGAGATCGCCGGCACCCACCACGAGTGGATGACGTCCGTGCTCTGGAACTGCAGCTTGACCAGTGTGTTCACCGGGACCACAAAGGGGGTCACGTCCCCGGCAAGCGTGCCTTCCTGGTGGAGCGTGAAGCCCTGCGGGTAGGTGTAGTTCCAACCGAACTGGTGGCCCGACACGACGACGGTCATATCCGGGTTGCTGACCGGCTGGAAGTCCCTCTGCAGCTCGGCGAAGCTATACACGGCGATCGCCAGCACGATGATGATCGGCGTGACCGTCCACAACACCTCCAGCCCGGTGTGGCCGTGGATCTGCGGCGGCACGTAGCCCGCCGGCTGTCGCGAGCGGCGATAGCGAATGGCGACCCAGAGCAGAGCCCCTTCGACGCCGAGGAAGATGATGATCGCCGGGATCGAGATCCCGATGTATGTGTTGTAGATGCCCTGCCCGTTGGGCGAGACCGGGGTGGGAAAGATGGGCGATATGCCGCCGCAGGCGTTGAGTGCGAAAGCGGCGCCAAAAAGTCCCAGCAGTGCGAGAGGCATGCGCCCACGTGTCACGGCGGTCAAGTATATCGACGCTCTGATCGCGACCCGGGGCCGATGCCCGTCACCCCACCGCGATAGAATCCAAAACCGACTGTGGCGGCCGCCAAGAGACCCCGATACGTGGACGTGTCCAACCCGGACATGGACGTCGACTGCCCGCGCTGCGGGCTGAGGACGGCGCGGTTCGTCGACCATTGCCGCAACTGCGGATACAAGCTCTGGCCTTCAAGCGTGATGGCGTCGGCCGCATTCAAGGCCTGGCGGGCGGCGGCTGGTGCGCGTGAACGCGCGTCTCGGTTCGACCTCGAGATCCCCGTGCATGTCGACAGCTCGTTCGACTTCGCCGCTCGAGCCCACGAGCTCGGCATCCACGTCTCGCCGAACAGCACATGGCCGTTTGTCATCTGCCTCGGCCTCTTGTTCCTCGGTCTGGGCGCGGTCCCTTTCGGATCTGTGGTGCGCATCGTGCTCGCGGTCATGGGCGGACTGATCTTTCTGTGGGGCGTCGTCGGCTGGGTCGTGGTCGAGGACGTGCGCATCTTCCCGAGTGACAAGCCTCAGGCACCTGGCGAGGTCCACCACTAATGGCCACAGCCGCCCTGCGTCCGGAGCCGGCACCGCAGTACCCCGCGATCAAGCCGGGGATGATGGGCATGTACATCTTCCTCGCGTCCGAGGTGATGTTCTTCGGGAGCCTCTTCGCGATGTACTTCTACCTGTACGGCTCCCACTTCGTCTGGCCGCCGCCGCCGCCGAGCACCGCCAACGAGTTCTACGTTGCGGTCTGGCCGGTTCCGGTCATCAACACCATCGTGCTGCTGTCCAGCGGTGTCACCTGCCACTTCGCCGCCGACGCGATCGCTCGCGACGATCGGCGCCGGTTCTTCGTCCTGCAGATCGCCACGATCATCCTGGGGTTGGGATTCGAGTTCGGCCAGCTGTACGAGTTCATCGCCGCGTTCGGCCGCGGGCTCAACATGACAGCTAACACCTTCGCCAGCGCCTTCTTCACCATGACCGGCTTCCACGGCGCCCACGTGCTGGGCGGCCTGATCCTGCTCACGCTGATCCTGTTCCGGGCGGCGAAGGGCCAGTTCTCGTCCCAACACCACGTCGGGGTCGCCGCGGTCACGCTGTACTGGCACTTCGTCGACGTGGTCTGGATCTTCCTGTTCGGCATCCTTTACGTCGGTGTAGCGTTACTCAGATGAAAGCGCTGGCGGCCGCGCTGGCTTCGGCCGCGCTGCTCGCCGCGTGCGGCGGCGGTTCTGGGTCGCAGCCCGCCGGTTCCATCAAGGTCACCATGACCGAGTACAAGTTCGATCCCTCCACGCTCAGCGCGCCCTCCGGCAAGGTGGTGTTCTTCCTCGTCAACGCCGGTTCGGTGGCGCACGACATGATCATTCGCGACGGCTCGGGCACTCGGGTGGCCGGCAGCGAGCTGGTCTCGGCCGGGGACTCGAAGGTCTTCCAGGTCGACAACCTGGCGACCGGCAGCTACACCATCGTCTGCGACCAGCCCGGGCACGAGAGCTCGGGCATGAAAGGCGCCCTGACGATTAAATAGCCGGGGCCGGCTACGGAGTCGGTGTCGGCGCCGGCGAAGGGCTCGGTCCGGGCGTCACGCTCAGCAGCTCGACCTCGAAGATCAACGTCGCGTTGCCGGGAATGACGACGGCGCCGGTGTTGGGGTCGGTCTGGCCCTTGGGGCCGTAACCCAACGCGGCGGGAATGATCAGCTTGCGCCTGCCCCCGACCTTCATCCCCGGGATCCCCTCCTCCCAGCCCGCGATCACGTGAGCGGTCCCGAGTTGGAACGTGAACGGCTCGCGGCCGGGCCGGCGGCTGCTGTCGAACATCGGGCCGGTGCTCAGCCAGCCGGTGTACTGCATGGTCGCGTTCTCGCCGCTCTTGGCGACCGCACCTGTGCCGACGGCGAGGTCGATGTACTTCAGTCCATCCGGGTAGCTGACCACCGGCAAGCCCGCACCGGCGTTGATATCGTCGACCCCGGGTGAGGGGCTCGCGGCGGGGCCGGGGCTCTCGTCGGCGACCGGGTGGGTGCCCGCATACGGGTCGGGGTAACCGCACGACGCCGCGGCGAAGGCGGTGAGGGCGAAGACGCCTAGAAGCAGCCTCCTCACGAGGCCGTGATGTCGATGGAGCTCATCGTGTCGCCGATCTGGATCTTGTCCACGACCTCCATCCCAGAGCCGATCTGGCCGAAGTGGTTGTAGACGCCGCTCGTCTCGAGAAACGGCGCGTCGCCGAGCGTGATGAAGAACTGGGATCCGCTCACGCCCGCGGCGCTCGAGGCCATCCCGACGGTGCCGCGAGGCCATTTGGACGCGTTGCTTTCGTCTGGCAGCTTGTAGGCGGGCCCGCCGGTCCCGTTGCCGAGCGGATCACCGCCCTGGACGACGAAGCCCGCGACCACGCGGTGAAAGGTGAGGCCGTCATAGAAGTGGTTCTGGGCGAGGTAGATGAAGTTGTTGACCGTTTGCGGCGCGGTCTTCGCATCGACGAAAGCGATGACGAAGTCGCCGCGCGAGGTGTGCACGGTCGCGCTGTAATGCTTGGTCGAGTCGATCACGGTTGGTGGGGGAGTGGTGCGTTTTTCCATGCAGGTGACGATTGCATTGTCGCAGCCCGGGGCGAACGAGGTCGCGGGCGCGCTCGGCCCCGAATCGCAGGCGGCGATCGCAAGCGCCGTCATCGCGACGGCAAGGACGCGTCTCATCGCTGCCACATTAGTGGAGATCGCGCGCGTACCCCAAGGCTCTCATCCGGGGCGGAGGGCTCAAGCTTCCCGGCCGGCGGGGTCACCGCGCCGGCTCGCGGGCGCCGGCCGCCATCAGCCCGGCGAGGCCGAGCGCGAGGACGGCGATGACGATCAGGGCGGCGGGCACGCCCGCGGTGGCGGCCACGCCGCCGCCGATGAGCGGACCGAGGAAGAATCCAAATGCCACCGAGCTTGCGTTGATCCCAAACACGGTGCTCTGAGCCTCGGGCGGCGTCTCGAGCCCGATCATGCTCGCCGTCGCGGGGATGACCACGCCGCTGAGCAATCCGTTCAAGCCGATGGCTCCCACCACCACCGCGGCCCACGGCGCGATGGCGATCAGCGCCACCGCCGCGGCGATCAGCACCGAGGCCACGGCCGTCGTCCGAACATAGCCGAACCGCCTGGTGACGGCGGTGTAGAAGACGGCCGATCCGCTGCTGGCGACGCCGGCCAGGCCGAACGCCACCCCGGTGACGGCGGCCACCCCGCTCGTGAGCATCTCCAGCAGCCGCAGCACGACGAGCTGCTGCGTAGCGGAATTGGCCACGCTGACCAGGCCCTGGGCCGCGACCAGTACGCTCAGCGCGCGCCGGGCGCCGGGCCGCTGGTCGATGACCGCGAACGTACCGGGCCGGGATCGGTCTCGTCGTGCAAGCGGGCTCTCCCGCACGATGATGAGCACGGGGAGCATCGAGATGAGGAGCAGGACGCCTCCGCCCAGGAACACCAGCCGCAGGCCGAACAGCGCGCCGGCGATGCCGCCGATGACAGGCCCGATCGCGCCGCCGAGCGCGACCGCCGATGTGACCACGCCCAGCGCCCAGCCGACGCGGCTGCGCGGCGTTTCAGCGGCGACCAGCGCCGTGGCCGCGGCCACCGTCCCGCTCGTCGCCCCCTGCGCGAAGCGGAGGATCACCAGCTGGGTCGGGTCCTGCGCCAGGTACATCAATCCAACTGTCACCGCGCCGCCGACCATCGACCGGATGAGCATCGGTTTGCGTCCCCACCGGTCCCCGAGCACCCCCCACACCGGACTCGCGATCGCCATCGCCAGCCCTGAAGCGCTGGCGGCGGCCGCCGTCCACAGGTCCAGGTCGCGGCCGGACTGGACGCCGAGGTCGTGCGAGATGAAGATCGACAGGAACGGGAAGGCGAAGCTGAATCCGAGGAGCGCGGTGAATTCGGCGAACCAAAGCGCCGCCAGGTTGCGGCGCCAGTCCACGATCGCGGGCGGATTGCCGGCCGGTGGATCAGCCAGGGGTCAGCAGCTCAACGATTCGATCGGGCGTTATCGGCAGATGGTCCAAGACCGCTTGCGGGTTGCGTTGGCGCAGCGCATCCTCGACGGCATTCGAGATCACGGCGGGCACCGGGATCGTCCCGCTTTCCCCCGCGCCCTTGAAACCCTCCGCGTTCGTATCGGTCGGCGTCTCGATGTGGACCAGCTCCGGGGTCGCATTCATCTCTCCGGCGCTGACGATCGAGTAGTCGAGAAAGGTCGCGGTCCGGTAAGCACCGTCTGAGTCGTAGACGGCCGCCTCGAACAATGCGTACCCCAGGCCGTGCGCATACCCGCCGAACAGCTGGCCCTCGAGCATCCTGGTGTTGATCGCCTTGCCGGTGTCGTGCGCGATCACGTACCGAAGCACTTCCACCTGCCCGGTCTCCGGGTCCACGGCCACGACCGCGGCGTGGCACGCGCTGGAGAAAGTCAGCGGGCGCTGCGGGTCGAAGCTTTCGAAAACCTCCAACCCCTCCTCGGGCAGCACCTCTGTGGCCGGCACACTTCGCGCGGGTGTGCCCCTCACGCCGATGATGCCGTTTTCCAATATCAGGTCGCTCACGGCAGCCTCGAGCACGTCGCCCGCACGCTCGAGCACCTGCTTGCGCATCGCCGTTGCCGCCATGGCCGTAGCGTTGCCGACCTGGACCGCGCTCCGGCTGCCCGCCGTCAACTCCGCGAACGGGACGTGCTCGGTGTCGCCCGCGGTCACGTCGATCTTCTCGATCGGCCAGCCGAGACGGTCGGCCGCCACCTGCGCGGCCATCGTCTGGTGCCCCTGACCCTGCGGAGTCGAACCCACGAACAGGTGCACCCGCCCGTCTTGGGTAAGTCGAAGCTTCGCCGGCTCGTGCCGGCCGAACGAGGTCGACTCGACGCAACACGCGAGGCCGACGCCCACCAACCGGCCGTCTCGCCCCTCGTCGCGATCCACCGTGCCGAGCTTCTCCAGCGCCAATTCGAGCAGCCGCGGGTAGTCGCCGCTGTCGTACACGTAGCCGCGTCGACCCGCCGGATAGCAGGTCGTGTAGGGGATCTGTTCCGGCTGGATGAGGTTGCGCCGGCGCAGCTCGACGGGCTCGATCTCCAGCTCGCGCGCGAGCCGGTCCATGAGCCGCTCGATGGCGTAATTGCCCAGCGGCCGCCCGCCGCCGCGGATGAATCCCGTGGGCACCGTGTTCGTATAGACCAGCAGGGACTCGACGTCCATCGCCGGCAGCACGTACGCCGAGATCATGTGGGCGAGGATGATGCCGGGCTGGCCGGTGCCCGAACCCGCATACGCGCCAATGTCGTGCACGAGGCGGCCGCGCAGTCCCCGCAGCTTGCCGTCCGGGCTCGCCGCCAGCTCGAGCTCTAGCACCGACCCATGCCCCTGCGCCGTCGTGGCGCCGTCCTCGCTGCGAGTCGCCACCCAGCGCGCCGGGCGCTTCAGGCGCCAGGCGGTCAGCGCCGTGAGCACCTCTTCGGGAAACACGCTGCCCTTGGCCCCGAAACCGCCGCCCACGTCCTCGGCGAGCACGCGCACCTTCACCTGGGCGAGGCCGAGGGCCGAGGCAACGGCCTCTCGCACGCCGAAGACGTTCTGAGTCGAGGTCCACATCTTGATTCCGCCCGTCTCGGGGT
Above is a window of bacterium DNA encoding:
- the coxB gene encoding cytochrome c oxidase subunit II; this translates as MVDEPRRPQPAARAVDVHVRVGHVHVSGSLGGRHSRFWILSRWGDGHRPRVAIRASIYLTAVTRGRMPLALLGLFGAAFALNACGGISPIFPTPVSPNGQGIYNTYIGISIPAIIIFLGVEGALLWVAIRYRRSRQPAGYVPPQIHGHTGLEVLWTVTPIIIVLAIAVYSFAELQRDFQPVSNPDMTVVVSGHQFGWNYTYPQGFTLHQEGTLAGDVTPFVVPVNTLVKLQFQSTDVIHSWWVPAISGKTDTVPGYDNFSWLKIARPGSWHGECAELCGAGHSTMQIIVQAMDKSDYEQWVQMQIAAANPSPSPSPSPSPSPSPSASPSGSPSASPSASPSTSPSASPS
- a CDS encoding heme-copper oxidase subunit III, with the translated sequence MATAALRPEPAPQYPAIKPGMMGMYIFLASEVMFFGSLFAMYFYLYGSHFVWPPPPPSTANEFYVAVWPVPVINTIVLLSSGVTCHFAADAIARDDRRRFFVLQIATIILGLGFEFGQLYEFIAAFGRGLNMTANTFASAFFTMTGFHGAHVLGGLILLTLILFRAAKGQFSSQHHVGVAAVTLYWHFVDVVWIFLFGILYVGVALLR
- a CDS encoding FKBP-type peptidyl-prolyl cis-trans isomerase; translated protein: MPVVSYPDGLKYIDLAVGTGAVAKSGENATMQYTGWLSTGPMFDSSRRPGREPFTFQLGTAHVIAGWEEGIPGMKVGGRRKLIIPAALGYGPKGQTDPNTGAVVIPGNATLIFEVELLSVTPGPSPSPAPTPTP
- a CDS encoding peptidylprolyl isomerase, with protein sequence MEKRTTPPPTVIDSTKHYSATVHTSRGDFVIAFVDAKTAPQTVNNFIYLAQNHFYDGLTFHRVVAGFVVQGGDPLGNGTGGPAYKLPDESNASKWPRGTVGMASSAAGVSGSQFFITLGDAPFLETSGVYNHFGQIGSGMEVVDKIQIGDTMSSIDITAS
- a CDS encoding MFS transporter, producing the protein MDWRRNLAALWFAEFTALLGFSFAFPFLSIFISHDLGVQSGRDLDLWTAAAASASGLAMAIASPVWGVLGDRWGRKPMLIRSMVGGAVTVGLMYLAQDPTQLVILRFAQGATSGTVAAATALVAAETPRSRVGWALGVVTSAVALGGAIGPVIGGIAGALFGLRLVFLGGGVLLLISMLPVLIIVRESPLARRDRSRPGTFAVIDQRPGARRALSVLVAAQGLVSVANSATQQLVVLRLLEMLTSGVAAVTGVAFGLAGVASSGSAVFYTAVTRRFGYVRTTAVASVLIAAAVALIAIAPWAAVVVGAIGLNGLLSGVVIPATASMIGLETPPEAQSTVFGINASSVAFGFFLGPLIGGGVAATAGVPAALIVIAVLALGLAGLMAAGAREPAR
- a CDS encoding xanthine dehydrogenase family protein molybdopterin-binding subunit, which codes for MPPYIGRALRRVEDERLITGQGRYAGDIKLDHLLHVSFCRSTLPHARIRAVDRAAAMAMPGVVAVWTAEDLPEVSAGLSDFGPAGIEQRGRPILNRDEVNYAGEAYAMVVAETAYQALDAADQVAPEFDPLPGVGDVVTAAKDGAPTVHADMRGNVALAIPTTVGDIKSAFAGDSVTAKVRLTAARVGGAAMEPRTVTAAPDPETGGIKMWTSTQNVFGVREAVASALGLAQVKVRVLAEDVGGGFGAKGSVFPEEVLTALTAWRLKRPARWVATRSEDGATTAQGHGSVLELELAASPDGKLRGLRGRLVHDIGAYAGSGTGQPGIILAHMISAYVLPAMDVESLLVYTNTVPTGFIRGGGRPLGNYAIERLMDRLARELEIEPVELRRRNLIQPEQIPYTTCYPAGRRGYVYDSGDYPRLLELALEKLGTVDRDEGRDGRLVGVGLACCVESTSFGRHEPAKLRLTQDGRVHLFVGSTPQGQGHQTMAAQVAADRLGWPIEKIDVTAGDTEHVPFAELTAGSRSAVQVGNATAMAATAMRKQVLERAGDVLEAAVSDLILENGIIGVRGTPARSVPATEVLPEEGLEVFESFDPQRPLTFSSACHAAVVAVDPETGQVEVLRYVIAHDTGKAINTRMLEGQLFGGYAHGLGYALFEAAVYDSDGAYRTATFLDYSIVSAGEMNATPELVHIETPTDTNAEGFKGAGESGTIPVPAVISNAVEDALRQRNPQAVLDHLPITPDRIVELLTPG